One Methanosphaera sp. WGK6 DNA window includes the following coding sequences:
- a CDS encoding glycosyltransferase family 2 protein codes for MITKISIIIPVYNSSKYIRECLNSIKKQTFHDFEVICIDDKSTDNSLDILKKYASNDKRFKIIQQEHKGPGAARNKGLLEAKGEYILFIDSDDWIDKNTLNILYNQATQTKSDLVLFNSIEHYNNNKTRTRIYPIKNYISDENKVFNYMDAKKLVMNSYLIVCTKLHKLEFLRKNNIQFVENTLFEDVLFHIKTMIKAEKIAYTPQILYNYRKEDLTRQSSSLLSRDSFIIFSIFDEVKILLFKNNIYESFKLNFIRFVLTELENIYYNIDSKYKEELFNKIKEYTSDFKLNESQKMQLPKNNRQFYENIQDSETLFDFNLLNTLRIINNTPELIDENELNTILSLIKQSNSKNKNTLYLIENLVTNTTKAYEQINYLTRINQQIISSKSWKITRPLRWITYKLKKILKTNTPPLTNNNHIIQSENKIFKEILTINNDYIDYTTLINQIREKCANINLNSNIQKLLTDKTYNLTIKNNKICQEYENTLYKYIINDILTGNTTIISFNKIRELNLFDDEYYINQYNYKLEINPLLHYIYI; via the coding sequence ATGATTACTAAAATCTCCATAATAATTCCTGTATATAATTCTAGTAAATATATTAGAGAATGTTTAAATTCCATAAAAAAACAAACATTTCATGATTTTGAAGTTATATGTATAGATGATAAATCAACAGATAACTCACTAGATATTCTCAAAAAATATGCAAGTAATGATAAAAGATTTAAAATAATACAACAAGAACATAAAGGCCCAGGAGCTGCTAGAAACAAGGGATTATTAGAAGCAAAAGGAGAATACATATTATTTATAGATTCTGATGACTGGATAGATAAAAACACACTTAACATACTATATAATCAAGCAACACAAACAAAGTCAGATTTAGTACTATTTAACAGTATAGAACACTACAATAATAATAAAACAAGAACAAGAATATATCCAATAAAAAATTACATTAGTGATGAAAACAAGGTTTTTAACTACATGGATGCTAAAAAACTTGTTATGAATAGTTATCTGATAGTATGTACAAAACTACATAAACTAGAATTTCTAAGAAAAAACAATATACAATTTGTGGAAAATACATTATTTGAAGATGTATTATTTCATATAAAAACAATGATTAAAGCTGAAAAAATAGCATATACTCCACAGATATTATATAATTATAGAAAAGAGGATCTTACAAGACAATCATCATCACTATTAAGTAGGGATTCTTTCATAATATTTTCCATATTTGATGAAGTTAAAATACTATTATTTAAAAATAATATTTATGAATCATTCAAATTAAATTTTATACGATTTGTTTTAACAGAACTTGAAAATATCTATTATAACATTGATAGCAAATACAAAGAAGAATTATTTAATAAAATTAAGGAATATACAAGTGATTTCAAATTAAATGAAAGTCAAAAAATGCAACTACCAAAAAATAATAGACAATTCTATGAAAACATACAAGACTCAGAAACCCTATTTGATTTTAACTTACTAAATACTCTAAGAATAATAAATAATACACCAGAATTAATAGATGAAAATGAATTAAACACAATACTTAGCTTAATCAAACAATCAAATTCCAAAAATAAAAATACATTATATTTAATTGAAAATCTAGTGACAAATACAACTAAAGCATATGAACAAATAAATTACTTAACTAGGATAAATCAACAAATAATCTCATCAAAAAGTTGGAAAATCACCCGACCACTAAGATGGATAACATATAAACTTAAAAAAATACTAAAAACAAACACTCCCCCACTAACAAATAATAATCATATAATACAATCCGAAAACAAGATATTCAAGGAAATATTAACAATAAATAATGATTACATAGACTATACAACCCTAATTAATCAAATAAGAGAAAAATGTGCAAATATTAATTTAAATTCAAATATACAAAAATTGTTAACAGATAAAACATATAACCTAACCATAAAAAACAATAAAATCTGTCAAGAATATGAAAATACACTCTATAAATACATTATAAATGATATTTTAACTGGAAACACTACAATAATCTCTTTTAATAAAATAAGAGAACTAAACTTATTTGACGATGAATATTATATTAACCAGTACAACTATAAACTAGAAATAAACCCATTACTACACTACATATATATATAG
- a CDS encoding CDP-glycerol glycerophosphotransferase family protein — MNITNNIKKDKQFKFSIVMSIYNVEDYINEAIDSIINQTLDFNENIQLILVDDGSCDNSTKILQEYQRKYPSNITLIIKENEGQGPSRNRGLEYVQGRYVNFLDSDDYLTPETLENVYQFFKKHEKEIDIVAIPMYLCDKSTGPHRLNDKFKKTRIIDLEIEPNNPQLSTSSAFFKKEVFDKFKFPTNLVSSEDAYILAQILLEKKKYGVVKEAKYYYRQRFDSTSTTDDMINQKEYYIPRLTDYFIGLINYDISLDNKVCEYIKFLMAYELQWLLQLPNTDILTDDEKIEFWNKLDYVLEFIDEENIDKNIYIQQPLQAFFIYLKNRQHKINLEDNKVVLKTNQYLIDTLDKHKIWLDIVEIRDGYLNISGLFSSNFKNDTIDIYLVCEDEKINVIKCRKVKYTNPSRLTKSYLSINWLYRYAFDVEVPLPHIHESKYTFKIIYTENTIVHTFKPWIGFNGTCNLSAFSRYQVNNNKICTLENGSFTIKEATTPRTIKAELKDLKEQIHRIPEGFYKAVPFRIVYNIIQKLYKNKDVWLFSDRPDFADDNAKCLFEYATTQDDNITKYFIINKDSPDYNKLRKKHENIIKHGSLKHKILYLTAQKNISSYVNENFINPFYDDNYSLYKGLNTSHQYFLQHGVTKDDVSYFISKYNKNLTMINTVSDYEQQSFMSEGYNFNKERIPVLGFPRYDNLNNKQTQKQILYMPTWRMQLENELVFKNSQYKQTLENFLNNKQLHKILEKEGYKIVFRPHPELVKYMDLINIHENINVVMDKSYQELFNESALLVTDYSSVYFDFAYLKKPVIYYHADENYHYEEGYFNYENMGFGEVIKKEEDLVKKIEDYLYLNCQMEEKYVKRVKDFFKYTDQNNCKRVYEWIYEN, encoded by the coding sequence ATGAATATCACAAACAATATAAAAAAAGATAAACAATTCAAATTCTCAATAGTAATGTCCATATATAATGTAGAAGACTATATTAATGAGGCAATAGACTCTATAATTAATCAAACACTAGACTTTAATGAAAACATACAATTAATACTAGTAGATGATGGAAGCTGTGATAATTCAACAAAAATACTACAAGAATACCAGAGAAAATATCCCTCCAACATAACATTAATTATAAAAGAAAATGAAGGACAAGGACCATCACGTAACAGGGGACTAGAATACGTACAAGGAAGATATGTTAACTTCCTAGATAGTGATGACTATCTAACACCAGAAACACTAGAAAACGTTTATCAATTCTTCAAAAAACATGAAAAAGAAATAGACATAGTAGCCATACCAATGTATCTATGTGATAAAAGCACAGGACCACATAGATTAAATGATAAATTCAAAAAAACAAGAATAATTGACCTAGAAATAGAACCAAATAATCCACAACTATCAACATCATCAGCATTCTTTAAAAAAGAAGTATTTGATAAATTTAAATTTCCAACAAATCTAGTAAGCTCCGAGGATGCATACATCCTAGCACAAATACTACTTGAAAAAAAGAAGTATGGAGTAGTAAAAGAAGCTAAATACTACTATAGGCAACGATTTGATTCCACATCCACCACAGATGACATGATAAACCAAAAAGAATACTACATACCACGACTCACAGATTACTTTATAGGATTAATAAACTATGACATATCACTCGATAATAAAGTATGTGAATATATTAAATTTCTCATGGCATATGAATTACAATGGCTTCTACAACTACCAAACACAGACATACTCACAGATGATGAAAAAATAGAATTCTGGAATAAACTAGACTATGTTCTGGAATTTATTGATGAAGAAAACATTGATAAAAACATATACATTCAACAACCACTACAAGCATTTTTCATATACCTAAAAAATAGACAACACAAAATAAACCTTGAAGATAACAAAGTAGTTCTAAAAACAAATCAATACCTAATAGACACACTAGATAAACATAAAATCTGGCTAGATATCGTTGAAATAAGAGATGGTTATCTTAATATTTCAGGACTATTTTCATCAAACTTTAAAAATGATACAATAGACATATACCTTGTATGTGAAGATGAAAAAATAAATGTAATTAAATGTAGAAAAGTAAAATACACAAATCCATCCCGACTTACAAAAAGTTACCTCTCTATCAACTGGCTATATAGATATGCCTTTGATGTAGAAGTACCACTACCCCATATACATGAATCAAAATACACATTTAAGATAATATATACAGAAAATACCATAGTACACACATTCAAGCCATGGATAGGATTTAATGGAACATGTAACTTATCAGCATTCAGCAGATACCAAGTAAATAATAACAAGATATGCACACTAGAAAATGGGTCATTTACAATAAAAGAAGCTACAACACCACGAACAATAAAAGCAGAACTAAAAGATCTAAAAGAACAAATACATAGAATACCTGAAGGATTTTATAAAGCAGTACCATTTAGAATAGTATACAATATAATACAAAAACTATATAAAAATAAAGACGTATGGCTCTTCTCAGATAGGCCTGACTTTGCAGATGACAATGCAAAATGCCTATTTGAATACGCAACAACACAAGATGATAACATAACAAAGTACTTCATTATCAATAAAGACAGTCCAGACTACAATAAACTACGAAAAAAACATGAAAACATAATAAAACATGGCTCACTAAAACATAAAATATTATACCTTACTGCACAAAAAAATATAAGTTCATATGTAAATGAAAACTTTATAAATCCATTCTATGATGATAATTATTCATTATACAAGGGATTAAACACATCACACCAATACTTCCTACAACATGGAGTAACAAAAGATGATGTATCCTACTTTATAAGTAAATACAATAAAAACTTGACAATGATAAACACAGTATCAGACTATGAACAACAATCATTTATGAGTGAAGGATATAACTTCAACAAAGAGCGAATACCAGTACTAGGATTTCCACGATATGATAACTTAAACAACAAACAAACACAAAAACAAATACTATATATGCCAACATGGAGAATGCAACTAGAAAACGAGTTAGTATTCAAAAACTCACAATACAAGCAAACACTAGAAAACTTCCTAAACAACAAACAACTACATAAAATACTAGAAAAAGAAGGATATAAAATAGTATTCAGACCACACCCAGAACTAGTAAAATACATGGATTTAATTAACATACATGAAAATATTAATGTTGTAATGGATAAATCATACCAGGAATTATTTAATGAATCAGCACTACTTGTTACAGATTACTCATCAGTATACTTTGACTTTGCATATCTTAAAAAACCAGTAATATACTATCATGCAGATGAAAACTATCACTATGAAGAAGGATACTTTAATTATGAAAACATGGGCTTTGGAGAAGTAATAAAAAAGGAAGAAGATCTTGTTAAAAAAATAGAAGACTACCTATATCTAAACTGTCAAATGGAAGAAAAATATGTTAAACGAGTAAAAGACTTCTTTAAATACACTGACCAAAATAATTGTAAACGAGTATATGAATGGATATATGAAAATTAG
- a CDS encoding aldo/keto reductase gives MINKSYKLNNGVKIPAIGLGTWQLDNTTVVDAIRNATSLGYRLIDTAKSYGNEHGVGIGIKECGISRSELFLTTKIPSECKSYNEAVTCIDEALTTLDEDYIDLMIIHSPEPWSDFRNENHYFSENIEVYNALEDAYMEGKLRSIGLSNFLEVDVDNILDNCSIKPMVNQILCHIGSASLELINYCNSHDILIEAYSPIAHGVVFGNRDIQRIADKYDVSVAALCMKYIIELGCVPIPKSGNIKHMQDNLDVNFSISNSDMDYLKSLVIDDYGELSIHNIFGGKNLPRK, from the coding sequence ATGATAAATAAAAGTTATAAATTAAATAATGGTGTTAAAATTCCAGCTATTGGTCTTGGTACATGGCAGTTAGATAACACGACAGTAGTAGATGCAATAAGAAATGCTACTAGTCTAGGGTATCGTTTAATTGATACTGCTAAATCTTATGGTAATGAACATGGAGTTGGTATTGGCATAAAAGAGTGTGGAATTTCTCGTAGTGAACTTTTCTTAACTACAAAGATTCCATCAGAGTGTAAAAGTTATAATGAAGCTGTAACTTGTATTGATGAAGCATTAACTACACTCGATGAGGACTATATTGATCTTATGATTATTCACTCACCAGAACCATGGAGTGACTTTAGAAATGAAAATCATTACTTTAGTGAAAATATTGAAGTTTATAATGCATTAGAAGATGCATATATGGAGGGTAAGCTTAGAAGTATTGGTTTATCAAATTTTCTAGAAGTTGACGTGGATAATATACTTGATAATTGTAGTATAAAACCTATGGTTAATCAGATTCTATGTCATATTGGCTCTGCTTCTCTTGAGCTTATTAATTATTGTAATAGTCATGATATACTCATAGAGGCTTATTCACCTATAGCTCATGGTGTTGTTTTTGGAAATAGGGATATTCAAAGGATTGCTGATAAATATGATGTGTCTGTTGCAGCATTATGTATGAAGTATATTATTGAGTTAGGATGTGTACCTATTCCAAAGAGTGGAAATATCAAACATATGCAGGATAACTTAGATGTTAACTTTAGTATTAGTAATAGTGATATGGATTATCTTAAGTCACTTGTTATTGATGATTATGGTGAGCTTAGTATTCATAATATTTTTGGTGGAAAGAATTTGCCAAGGAAATAA
- a CDS encoding DUF3795 domain-containing protein, protein MKMPEKIDTIMYAPCGMNCALCNKYVKADCPGCLIDSPNKTKSALKCKIRACLPKKRVKYCGRCSEFPCKLIKKNDKNSIKRNNYSTLESAKRIKNTGINKIMTLDREEWMCPSCGGIITIQEHKCSECGLEKEN, encoded by the coding sequence ATGAAGATGCCTGAGAAAATTGATACTATAATGTATGCACCATGTGGAATGAACTGTGCATTATGTAATAAATATGTGAAAGCTGATTGTCCAGGATGTCTTATTGATAGTCCAAATAAGACCAAAAGTGCACTAAAATGTAAGATAAGAGCTTGTCTTCCAAAAAAGAGAGTGAAATACTGTGGAAGATGCAGTGAATTTCCATGTAAATTAATTAAAAAGAATGATAAAAACTCCATTAAAAGAAATAATTACTCCACACTAGAGAGTGCAAAAAGAATAAAAAATACTGGAATAAACAAGATAATGACTCTTGATAGAGAAGAATGGATGTGTCCTAGTTGTGGTGGTATAATAACTATACAAGAACATAAATGCAGTGAATGTGGACTAGAAAAAGAAAACTAG
- a CDS encoding Ig-like domain-containing protein, which produces MKNKNIKSVFLLVTLVFLLVGLTALSAADTSSNSTDVSTSSVSSVSDSLSSDTLTTTSDNKNTVTTKAIKSEGETVNYYVSDSKGLDTNDGSSTTPFKTIEKAINSTTSNGVYNIHIDEGVYKGIGNTNLTVSGNNHINFIGTGINKTVFDGEANYTIQEEGYYWGSSSVWKNYVNDTGNWFMNITEGSGKITITNMTFQKGWVKGGSAVSAYKLAPIDNYATLSVDNVYFYSNFCGVGSALRNRPGATLTVNNSVFDSNCKSDSTGNAGIIYNNGTARVYNSLFTDNYARWGSVTNDRDLSVINCTFRNGIAYDGGSGFKSGTGIYMNTGSLDFFTVYNVDDIQTLIENCTFENNQQCDIHIGFGQATINGNVFNKSTGIYEVSAARSAKVNLTITHLIKNNQFINMQPSTLLTTLLASTTPSFAFYSTAMGYNTTIINNTINVPDNEYGYGLRLTGYANVINNTINNYIEVNGNNNTITGNTINVTKDYTVYEVGYRSNNVVANNTLITDILKGDLSVTMRTQSNIVENNTPISDIITITNDNYTTYFNNDGTIKTGTIANGSKIIFSGELTNKTFIFDDIKLLVTSETNATLINSTIITRNNAKIIFENIKINNTNSITDYAICLNSSNNKIINSEITVNTNNTIRAVIIDEDKNTLQGTKITVTGPSLDVDWSNYPVGLGKNIGLLIRSSDNTINGSTITVNTQANGTEYGSIYGVEIQSPDATKTVTGNRLSNNYILTTGDKYAYSLNMVRADNTNMTSTTLRTTSNFIAYAIQLSGPAKNNAFTGNAYVTAPNTAYGAYITGQWSGTITNTTIVDYYIREVNSSNAYGILLEGVSNTSIRTEAYNVGNSATITVKGTIGIPIQLTYTNNTNIHEVGIKQDTTSETSQFVVINNSTNIILENNSMNATIGNGVSIVNSSNINVTKNYININNVLGGNNAVTSTNSSNVLIKSNTPSIGVLTDDSYSTYFDENSRIRENMSLDLIKLGGDLHNKDLIFNNSVVMINNGNYTIYNGTIIFEGNVTGISNLTSININNVNKSAIITNLTNSIQSDIYITNGNITVNGDNITAVMSSYNNGSNMLYLYVLYENITISGKNVVYLNYTGFMSGSTPKGRVQTGYSNINITAENTSIGYDITSAEIFFNNNNLTQTGKNVTTILSNNGTLLSTNGFGYNNAVISGDNVSVIYAINKKGSSSYICYNNLTLTSSNPITAITMDGRMNSIYNNNIIVNTYNDKIPVISVENERSCSVKNNYIVTYDLCGNDAVEHTGITISGNTPSYLPVIVKVNDITGFVNQVTTITATITDCGGKNYADGTVTFTDANAKVIGTATIDNGVATIDYMSNHIMDSTITATYNGNEVYNTNNTTAKLIIKRLPTTITVDPVTTHIGDIITLTATVTNGDDIITNGKVIFKVNGKTLRDAEGNTIYATVKDGKYVVENITVLSGWAKTSSVITAVYGGYGDFESSRINTTFTVTKREAKATVDSVTAKSGETVTFTVKLTDDITVNGGKVVFKLNGKTLRDDNGNVLYGTVTDGVAKVTYTLPLKMSAKTYTITSVFSSGIYNRVESNATLTVTK; this is translated from the coding sequence ATGAAAAATAAGAATATTAAATCTGTATTCTTATTAGTAACACTAGTATTCTTACTTGTTGGACTCACAGCTCTTTCTGCTGCTGATACATCAAGTAACAGTACTGATGTAAGTACATCTAGTGTAAGTAGTGTATCTGATAGTTTATCTTCAGATACTCTTACTACTACTAGTGATAATAAGAACACAGTAACAACTAAGGCAATTAAAAGTGAAGGTGAAACAGTAAATTACTATGTATCTGATTCAAAAGGATTAGATACTAATGATGGTTCTAGTACTACTCCTTTCAAAACTATTGAAAAAGCAATTAATTCAACCACAAGTAATGGTGTATATAATATACACATTGATGAAGGAGTATATAAAGGCATAGGAAATACTAACCTAACAGTATCTGGAAATAACCATATTAACTTCATAGGAACAGGCATTAATAAAACAGTCTTTGACGGTGAAGCAAATTACACTATTCAAGAAGAAGGATACTATTGGGGCTCATCCAGTGTATGGAAAAACTATGTTAATGATACAGGTAATTGGTTTATGAACATCACTGAAGGTAGTGGAAAAATCACAATTACTAATATGACTTTCCAGAAAGGATGGGTAAAAGGTGGAAGTGCAGTATCTGCTTATAAACTAGCACCAATAGATAACTATGCAACACTAAGTGTAGATAATGTATATTTCTATTCTAACTTCTGTGGTGTAGGTTCAGCATTAAGAAACCGTCCAGGAGCAACATTAACAGTAAATAACAGTGTATTTGATTCAAATTGTAAATCAGACAGTACAGGAAATGCAGGTATCATATACAACAATGGTACAGCACGTGTGTACAATTCATTATTCACTGATAACTATGCTCGTTGGGGAAGTGTGACTAATGACCGTGACTTAAGTGTAATTAACTGTACATTCCGTAATGGTATCGCATATGATGGAGGTAGTGGATTTAAAAGTGGAACTGGTATCTACATGAATACAGGATCACTTGATTTTTTCACAGTATATAATGTTGATGATATACAAACACTCATAGAAAACTGTACATTTGAAAACAACCAACAATGTGATATACACATAGGATTTGGACAAGCAACAATCAATGGTAATGTATTTAACAAATCAACAGGTATTTATGAAGTAAGTGCAGCAAGATCAGCAAAAGTAAATCTTACAATAACACACCTCATAAAAAACAATCAATTTATAAACATGCAACCATCTACATTACTTACAACTTTACTTGCATCAACCACACCATCATTTGCATTCTACTCAACAGCAATGGGATATAATACAACAATAATCAATAATACAATTAATGTACCAGATAATGAATATGGTTATGGACTAAGATTAACAGGATATGCAAACGTAATAAACAACACAATAAACAACTACATAGAAGTAAATGGAAACAATAATACAATAACTGGAAATACTATAAATGTAACTAAGGATTATACAGTTTATGAAGTAGGTTATCGTTCAAATAATGTTGTAGCAAACAATACATTAATTACAGATATACTTAAAGGAGATTTATCTGTAACTATGCGTACACAAAGTAATATAGTTGAAAATAATACACCTATTAGTGATATAATAACAATAACTAATGATAATTACACAACATACTTTAATAATGATGGAACAATAAAAACAGGAACAATAGCAAATGGAAGTAAAATAATTTTCTCAGGAGAACTAACAAATAAAACATTCATATTTGATGATATAAAATTATTAGTAACAAGTGAAACCAATGCAACACTCATTAATTCAACAATAATCACAAGAAATAATGCAAAAATCATTTTTGAAAACATAAAAATAAACAATACAAATTCTATTACTGACTATGCAATTTGCTTAAATTCAAGTAATAATAAAATAATAAATTCAGAAATCACAGTTAACACAAATAATACTATTAGAGCAGTAATAATAGATGAAGATAAAAACACACTACAAGGCACAAAAATAACTGTAACTGGCCCATCACTTGATGTGGACTGGTCAAATTATCCAGTAGGTCTTGGAAAAAATATTGGACTATTAATAAGATCATCAGATAATACAATTAATGGTTCAACAATAACTGTTAACACACAAGCAAATGGAACTGAATATGGTTCAATATATGGTGTAGAAATTCAATCACCAGATGCAACAAAAACAGTTACTGGAAATAGATTAAGTAACAATTATATACTTACTACTGGTGATAAATATGCATATTCATTAAATATGGTACGAGCAGATAATACAAACATGACTTCAACCACACTACGTACTACAAGTAACTTCATAGCATATGCAATCCAATTATCAGGTCCTGCTAAAAATAATGCATTCACAGGAAATGCATATGTCACAGCTCCAAATACAGCATATGGAGCATACATAACAGGACAATGGTCAGGAACCATAACTAACACAACAATTGTGGATTATTATATTAGAGAAGTAAATTCTTCAAATGCATATGGTATATTACTTGAAGGAGTATCTAATACAAGTATTAGAACTGAAGCATATAATGTTGGAAATTCTGCAACAATCACTGTTAAAGGAACAATAGGTATTCCAATCCAATTAACTTATACTAATAACACAAATATTCATGAAGTAGGTATAAAACAAGATACAACTAGTGAAACATCACAATTTGTAGTAATTAATAATTCTACTAATATTATATTAGAAAATAATAGTATGAATGCTACAATAGGTAATGGAGTAAGTATTGTAAATTCAAGTAATATAAATGTAACTAAAAACTATATTAACATAAATAATGTACTTGGTGGAAATAATGCAGTGACAAGTACCAATTCAAGTAATGTACTTATTAAATCAAACACTCCAAGTATTGGTGTATTAACTGATGATTCATATAGTACATACTTTGATGAAAATTCAAGAATAAGAGAAAATATGTCTCTTGATTTAATAAAACTTGGTGGAGATTTACATAATAAAGATCTAATATTTAATAATTCTGTTGTGATGATAAATAATGGAAATTACACGATATATAATGGAACTATAATATTTGAAGGAAATGTAACTGGAATTAGTAATTTAACTAGTATTAATATAAATAATGTAAATAAATCAGCTATAATTACTAATTTAACAAACTCCATACAATCAGATATTTATATAACTAATGGTAATATTACTGTTAATGGTGATAATATAACTGCAGTAATGTCCTCATATAATAATGGTAGTAATATGTTATATCTCTATGTATTATATGAAAATATAACAATTAGTGGTAAAAATGTTGTATATCTTAATTATACTGGATTTATGTCAGGAAGTACTCCAAAAGGACGTGTTCAAACAGGTTATTCCAATATAAATATTACAGCTGAAAATACATCAATTGGATATGATATAACTTCTGCTGAAATATTCTTCAACAATAATAATCTAACACAAACTGGTAAAAATGTTACAACAATACTCTCTAACAATGGAACACTTCTTTCAACTAATGGATTTGGTTATAATAATGCAGTGATAAGTGGAGATAATGTATCAGTTATATATGCAATAAATAAAAAAGGAAGTTCAAGTTATATCTGCTATAATAATTTAACACTAACAAGCAGTAATCCAATAACTGCAATAACTATGGATGGAAGAATGAACTCAATATATAACAATAATATCATTGTAAATACATATAATGATAAAATTCCTGTAATTTCAGTAGAAAACGAACGTTCTTGTAGTGTAAAAAATAACTATATTGTAACCTATGACCTCTGTGGTAATGATGCAGTAGAACATACTGGTATTACTATTAGCGGTAATACTCCATCATACTTACCAGTAATAGTAAAAGTTAATGATATAACAGGATTTGTAAACCAAGTAACAACAATTACAGCTACAATCACTGATTGTGGTGGTAAAAACTATGCAGATGGAACAGTAACATTTACTGATGCAAATGCTAAAGTTATAGGTACAGCTACAATAGACAATGGAGTAGCAACAATAGATTATATGTCAAATCACATTATGGATTCAACAATCACAGCAACATATAATGGAAATGAAGTTTATAATACTAATAATACCACAGCAAAACTAATAATAAAAAGATTACCAACAACAATCACAGTTGACCCAGTAACAACACATATTGGTGATATAATAACACTAACTGCTACTGTAACTAATGGTGATGATATTATAACAAATGGTAAAGTAATATTCAAAGTAAATGGTAAAACACTAAGAGATGCTGAAGGTAACACTATATATGCAACAGTAAAAGATGGTAAATATGTTGTAGAAAATATAACAGTACTATCAGGCTGGGCAAAAACAAGTTCAGTAATCACTGCAGTATATGGTGGATATGGCGACTTTGAAAGTTCCAGAATTAACACAACATTCACTGTTACAAAACGTGAAGCAAAAGCAACTGTTGACTCAGTAACTGCTAAATCTGGTGAAACTGTAACATTCACAGTTAAACTAACTGATGATATCACAGTAAATGGTGGAAAAGTTGTATTTAAACTCAATGGTAAAACACTAAGAGACGATAATGGAAATGTACTATATGGTACAGTAACAGATGGTGTAGCAAAAGTAACATACACATTACCTCTTAAAATGAGTGCAAAAACTTATACCATAACATCTGTATTTTCAAGTGGAATATATAATAGAGTAGAATCAAATGCAACATTAACTGTGACAAAATAA